In Candidatus Methanomethylophilaceae archaeon, the following are encoded in one genomic region:
- the thiF gene encoding sulfur carrier protein ThiS adenylyltransferase ThiF → MGISEDIAARSPPGVFDALRRSSAGIAGCGGLGSNIAIMMARSGIGKLVLADFDCVELSNLNRQCFALSDVGKRKAEALREAIHSIDSSINIETHDIVLDRENIQEIFSECDIIFEALDNPESKSMILETVLSNMPGKPIICGNGMGGISDPSLMVTRRIAENAYVCGDGVSGTDCGLCAPRVCICAGLMANKAIQILTGRD, encoded by the coding sequence ATGGGAATCTCCGAAGACATCGCGGCGAGAAGCCCGCCTGGGGTATTCGACGCCCTTCGCAGATCCAGCGCCGGGATCGCGGGATGCGGAGGTCTGGGATCCAACATCGCCATCATGATGGCCCGTTCCGGAATCGGAAAGCTGGTTCTGGCGGATTTCGATTGCGTGGAGCTGAGCAACCTGAACCGCCAATGCTTCGCTCTGAGCGATGTTGGGAAACGCAAGGCCGAAGCCCTGAGAGAAGCGATACACTCCATAGATTCCAGCATAAATATCGAGACCCACGACATCGTCCTCGACCGGGAAAACATCCAAGAGATATTCTCGGAGTGCGACATCATTTTCGAAGCGCTGGACAACCCAGAATCCAAATCCATGATCCTCGAGACAGTCCTATCCAACATGCCTGGCAAACCTATCATATGCGGGAACGGCATGGGCGGGATATCGGACCCGTCCCTTATGGTCACCAGAAGGATCGCAGAGAATGCGTATGTCTGCGGCGACGGGGTCAGCGGGACGGATTGCGGCCTGTGCGCCCCCAGAGTCTGCATATGCGCCGGGCTCATGGCAAACAAAGCGATTCAAATTCTCACGGGAAGGGACTAA
- the thiS gene encoding sulfur carrier protein ThiS, with protein MMVNGRNENVAEGMTAKEYLDKHGYDASKTAILLNGKIVPRAEFGSTPLSDGDSMEIVSFVGGG; from the coding sequence ATGATGGTCAACGGTAGGAACGAGAATGTGGCCGAGGGAATGACCGCGAAAGAATACCTCGACAAGCATGGGTATGACGCATCGAAGACTGCCATCCTATTGAACGGAAAAATCGTCCCCCGCGCCGAATTCGGTTCCACGCCTCTGAGCGACGGCGACAGCATGGAAATAGTGAGCTTCGTGGGCGGCGGATGA